A segment of the Streptococcus chenjunshii genome:
TGGATGATGAAGATGTCAACGATTTTGCCAAAAATCTTTTGGGTGCTAAGCGCGAATTAACCTACTGCTCTGTTTGCGGTAATTTAACGGATGATGACCCCTGCAGTATTTGCAGCGACGAGACACGTGATAAAACAGTGATTTTGGTTGTTGAAGATGCCAAAGATGTTTCTGCTATGGAGAAAATCCAAGAATATCATGGTCTCTATCATGTGCTCCACGGCCTTATCTCACCTATGAATGGGGTAGGCCCTGACGACATCAACCTCAAAAGCTTAATAACCCGTCTGCAGGATGATCAGGAGATTTCCGAGGTGATTATTGCAACTAATGCGACAGCAGACGGTGAAGCCACATCAATGTATCTGTCACGCCTGCTTAAGCCTGCAGGTATCAAGGTAACGCGTCTGGCCCGAGGTCTTGCGGTAGGATCAGATATCGAGTATGCTGATGAAATCACCTTGCTACGGGCGATTGAAAATCGAA
Coding sequences within it:
- the recR gene encoding recombination mediator RecR; translated protein: MLYPTPIAKLIESFTKLPGIGIKTATRLAFYTVGMDDEDVNDFAKNLLGAKRELTYCSVCGNLTDDDPCSICSDETRDKTVILVVEDAKDVSAMEKIQEYHGLYHVLHGLISPMNGVGPDDINLKSLITRLQDDQEISEVIIATNATADGEATSMYLSRLLKPAGIKVTRLARGLAVGSDIEYADEITLLRAIENRTEL